One window of Gavia stellata isolate bGavSte3 chromosome Z, bGavSte3.hap2, whole genome shotgun sequence genomic DNA carries:
- the ANKDD1B gene encoding ankyrin repeat and death domain-containing protein 1B yields MKGLSRLLRAGEDAAQGAAAASHDGLLPDEREFQYAAKMNNLETMEKLLKKNVNINAVDSLKRTAFHFAVARSHISVVDFLLHHKARLDMADQHGLTVIHLAAWTGNLDIMRKLVKAGADQKAKNEEGMNVLHFAAQNNSVRIVDYFLQDLHLNDLNKPDGKGKKPFLLASEKGHVDMINNLITLKLFTSEKDKEGNTALHLAAKNGHSKVVEILLEQWEEINDLNQNGETPFYLSVEGGHEKCAELLLEAGSDIDVLTQNNSSALQIAIQKRYLSLVTFLLDKNIDLVPKPEQKNSPLHLAVISNHLPVVKSLLDANHDINSLNHRQETPLHLAADLGNVELVEVLLKAGCDLKTLDKHGKTALAVASRSNHALIVDMIIKAERYYATKEERLAHSDDGSDFGLSFKQDHSTQTKQIRSSLWNLAYNQLKPQEWKKLALFWKFTDEQIKAIEEQWTGKKSYKEHGNRMLLIWLHGILLAHQNPVKHIYEDLVEAGFQPLAEKIRATSSTDTDSRKCAIS; encoded by the exons TGTTGCCAGATGAGAGAGAATTTCAATATGCTGCTAAAATGAACAATTTGGAAACCATGGAAAAGCTGCTTAAAAAGAATGTTAATATAAATGCTGTCGATTCT CTGAAGCGCACCGCGTTCCATTTTGCTGTTGCGAGAAGTCATATATCGGTGGTGGATTTTCTTCTCCATCACAAAGCTAGACTTGATATGGCAGATCAG CATGGCCTGACGGTGATTCATCTTGCAGCTTGGACTGGAAATCTGGATATAATGCGTAAATTAGTTAAAGCAGGCGCTGATCAAAAGGCTAAGAATGAG GAAGGAATGAATGTACTGCACTTTGCAGCTCAGAACAACAGCGTTAGAATAGTTGATTATTTTCTCCAAGATCTTCATCTGAATGACTTGAACAAGCCTGATGGG AAAGGTAAAAAGCCATTTCTTCTGGCATCTGAAAAAGGCCATGTTGACATGATAAACAATTTGATTACTCTGAAGCTGTTTACATCTGAAAAAGATAAg gaGGGAAACACAGCATTGCATCTAGCAGCCAAAAATGGTCACAGCAAAGTTGTAGAAATTCTGCTTGAACAGTGGGAGGAAATAAACGATCTCAATCAG AATGGAGAAACTCCGTTTTACTTGTCTGTTGAAGGAGGTCATGAAAAATGTGCTGAACTCTTACTGGAAGCAGGGAGTGACATCGATGTTTTAACTCAA AACAATAGCAGTGCTTTGCAGATTGCAATTCAGAAGAGATATCTGTCCTTGGTCACTTTTCTTCTTGATAAGAATATTGACCTGGTCCCTAAACCTGAG CAGAAGAATTCCCCTCTCCATTTAGCAGTCATCAGTAATCATCTACCGGTGGTAAAAAGCCTCTTGGATGCCAATCATGATATAAACTCCTTAAATCAT AGGCAGGAAACCCCTCTACATCTGGCAGCTGATCTTGGCAATgtggagctggtggaagtgctgctgaaggcaggctGCGATCTCAAGACCTTGGATAAG CATGGAAAAACTGCACTAGCTGTGGCATCAAGGAGCAATCATGCCCTCATTGTAGATATGATCATTAAAGCAGAAAGGTATTACGCCACGAAAGAG gaacGTCTAGCTCATAGTGATGATGGGTCAGACTTCGGCTTGTCCTTCAAACAAGATCATAGTACACAGACCAAGCAAATCCGTTCCTCCCTGTGGAATCTAGCATACAACCAGTTAAAACCCCAGGAATGGAAAAAACTGGCCCTGTTCTGGAAGTTCACAGATGAACAAATTAAAGCTATTGAAGAACAATGGACAG ggaaaaaaagttataagGAACACGGAAACAGAATGTTGCTCATCTGGTTACATGGTATATTGCTGGCTCATCAGAATCCTGTCAAGCATATATATGAAGATCTGGTGGAAGCAGGATTTCAGCCTTTAGCTG AGAAGATCAGAGCCACAAGTAGCACTGACACAGACTCCAGAAAATGTGCAATTTCATGA